The Corylus avellana chromosome ca8, CavTom2PMs-1.0 genome has a segment encoding these proteins:
- the LOC132189180 gene encoding uncharacterized protein LOC132189180, whose product MIAATPPLRTASSSSSSSSSLLSSSPGSAFCSPIRRELAFVFNLGFPFLSPRPLALSASSSRMELVRKMGGGCFRSNQSMGVIKVEADGGGEDVFNAAPWADPDHLVIMVNGLVGSAADWRYAAEQFVKKLPDKVFVHRSECNSSRLTFDGVDRMGERLAEEVLAVVRKRPEVRKISFVAHSLGGLIARYAIGRLYEHSPKLEPAGLTGNSLSEENKKYLVQGHEQPHEAKIAGLEPMNFITFATPHLGSRGHKQLPFLCGLPFLERRASQTAHLIAGRSGKHLFLTDNDDGKRPLLLRMVKDSEDLKFISALCAFKRRVAYANANYDHMVGWRTSSIRRQNELPKSNLLVIDEKYPHIVYVEQESMDDIHRKESLVVGGQTMDIEEEMIRGLTQVPWERVDVSFHKSRQRYIAHNTIQVKSYWLNSDGADVVFHMIDNFLL is encoded by the exons ATGATTGCCGCCACTCCTCCGCTGCGAACCGCGTCATCGTCGTCGTCATCGTCGTCTTCGTTGCTGTCATCGTCGCCGGGTTCAGCGTTCTGTAGTCCGATCCGCCGTGAATTGGCCTTCGTCTTCAACTTAGGGTTCCCATTTTTGAGCCCGAGGCCGCTTGCGCTGTCGGCGAGCTCGAGCAGGATGGAGTTGGTGAGGAAGATGGGAGGGGGCTGCTTCAGGAGCAACCAGAGCATGGGCGTCATTAAGGTTGAGGCCGATGGTGGCGGAGAGGACGTTTTTAACGCTGCGCCGTGGGCGGACCCGGACCACCTCGTCATCATGGTTAATGGCCTCGTTGGGAG TGCTGCAGATTGGAGATATGCTGCAGAGCAGTTTGTGAAGAAGCTTCCTGATAAAGTATTTGTGCACC GCAGTGAATGCAATTCTTCCAGATTGACATTTGATGGAGTCGACAGGATGGGTGAGAGGCTAGCTGAAGAG GTGTTGGCTGTTGTGAGAAAAAGGCCTGAGGTGCGGAAGATCTCTTTTGTGGCACACTCTTTAGGGGGCCTTATTGCAAGGTATGCCATTGGGAGGCTGTATGAACATTCCCCGAAACTGGAACCTGCAGGTCTTACTGGAAACTCTTTAAGTGAAGAGAACAAGAAATATTTGGTGCAAGGCCATGAGCAGCCTCATGAAGCTAAAATTGCTGGATTGGAGCCCATGAACTTTATAACATTTGCAACACCACATCTTGGTTCAAGGGGACATAAACAG CTTCCATTTCTCTGTGGTCTTCCTTTTCTTGAGAGGAGAGCATCTCAGACGGCACACTTGATTGCTGGGAGGTCTGGGAAGCATCTCTTCCTTACTGACAATGATGATGGAAAGCGTCCTCTTCTCCTTCGAATGGTTAAAGACTCCGAGGACCTAAAATTTAT ATCAGCTTTATGCGCATTCAAGCGTCGTGTTGCATACGCAAATGCAAATTATGATC ATATGGTTGGCTGGAGAACATCATCAATCCGGCGTCAAAATGAACTTCCAAAG TCTAATCTTCTTGTAATAGATGAGAAATATCCACATATCGTATATGTTGAGCAAGAAAGCATGGATGATATTCATCGCAAAGAATCTTTAGTTGTTGGAGGCCAAACAATGGACATAGAAG AGGAGATGATCAGAGGTCTCACTCAGGTACCTTGGGAACGTGTGGATGTTAGCTTTCACAAAAGTAGGCAGCGATACATTGCTCACAACACCATTCAG GTGAAGAGCTATTGGTTGAATTCGGATGGGGCAGATGTGGTTTTCCATATGATCGATAACTTCCTTCTCTAG
- the LOC132189179 gene encoding CBL-interacting serine/threonine-protein kinase 21, with translation MGFAANTIGKYKLGRTIGEGTFAKVKLGVDSTSGNYVAVKIIDKHMVMECNLKSQVQREIRTMKLLHHPNIVRIYEVLGTKTKIHIVMEYVSGGQVTDKMSYVQKLEEWEARKLFQQLIDAVDYCHNKGVYHRDLKPENLLLDQKGNLKVSDFGLSALRKPGDTLTTACGSPSYVAPELLMNKGYDGAPADVWSCGVILFEVLAGYLPFDDSNLMNLYKKISRAEYTYPPWFTEGQKKLLSRIFDPNPQTRITIPDIIEDEWFQKDYVPACGYECNEKIHMDDVKAAFDSTEEIATETKIPKSPSFINAFQLIAMSHDLDLSGLFEEQDENKQKAMFGSKHTINETIKKIEAAATDMSLSVEKMKNYKIKMHPKQKMTRYSRSYIDISAEVIEVAPTNCVIQISKSVGELHVYEEFCKSLSSLLTEESEVSSQREETEEVRVNSKKIQDSGCSKDTNYKDRKDPPGYSSC, from the exons ATGGGATTTGCTGCCAACACCATAGGAAAGTACAAACTTGGTCGGACAATCGGAGAAGGAACTTTCGCCAAGGTTAAGCTTGGCGTGGACAGCACCTCCGGCAACTATGTCGCCGTCAAGATCATTGACAAGCACATGGTGATGGAATGCAATCTTAAGTCTCAG GTGCAGAGAGAAATTAGAACAATGAAGCTTCTGCATCACCCCAACATCGTACGAATATATGAG GTTCTTGGCACAAAGACAAAAATTCACATTGTAATGGAGTATGTGTCGGGAGGACAAGTCACAGACAAGATG TCTTATGTCCAGAAGTTAGAGGAATGGGAGGCAAGAAAGCTTTTCCAGCAATTGATTGATGCGGTGGACTATTGCCATAACAAAGGGGTATATCACAGAGATCTAAAG CCAGAGAACTTGCTTCTGGATCAAAAGGGGAATCTGAAAGTATCTGATTTTGGACTAAGTGCATTGCGGAAG CCTGGCGACACGCTTACCACAGCATGTGGCTCCCCGAGCTATGTAGCACCCGAG CTGCTTATGAATAAGGGTTACGACGGAGCGCCTGCCGATGTTTGGTCTTGTGGGGTAATCCTATTTGAAGTGCTTGCTGGATATCTACCATTTGATGACAGTAACCTGATGAACTTATATAAGAAG ATATCCAGAGCAGAATACACTTATCCACCATGGTTTACTGAAGGCCAAAAGAAACTGCTCTCCAGAATATTTGATCCCAATCCTCAAACG CGTATAACCATACCGGATATCATCGAAGATGAATGGTTTCAAAAGGATTATGTGCCTGCTTGTGGATATGAATGCAATGAAAAAATCCACATGGATGATGTTAAAGCCGCTTTTGATTCAACTGAG GAGATTGCCACAGAGACAAAGATTCCCAAATCGCCAAGTTTCATAAATGCTTTTCAGTTGATAGCCATGTCACATGATCTGGATTTATCAGGTCTCTTTGAAGAGCAG GATGAAAATAAGCAGAAAGCAATGTTTGGATCCAAGCATACAATTAACGAAACGATAAAGAAAATCGAAGCTGCGGCGACGGATATGAGTCTGTCagtagaaaaaatgaaaaattacaag ATAAAGATGCATCCAAAACAGAAGATGACTAGATATTCTAGATCATACATTGACATCTCAGCAGAG GTGATTGAGGTTGCTCCCACTAATTGTGTAATACAAATATCAAAATCTGTAGGGGAGCTACATGTGTACGAAGAG TTCTGCAAAAGTTTATCAAGTCTGCTGACAGAAGAATCAGAAGTGTCATCACAAAGGGAAGAAACAGAGGAAGTCAGGGTTAATAGCAAAAAAATCCAAGATAGTGGATG CTCTAAAGACACAAATTACAAAGACCGTAAAGATCCCCCTGGCTATTCATCCTGTTAA